A region of Ignavibacteriota bacterium DNA encodes the following proteins:
- a CDS encoding T9SS type A sorting domain-containing protein, translating into MKKIIFLFIMANVTLTIKLTAEWERIPFGDDIYSIIIKTNGDIFVGTEGRGVQLSTDNGNKWKILDNGFPFPFVSSLSVSDSNIYAGTFGEGVFLSTNYGVEWKSLNTGLDSLNPSGSVWSVVAEGTNVFVGTPGRGIFVSTNLGQSWYPINNGLPERIIFSICMKDTNIFISVTGIGSNNSFGIYLSTNKGEGWNEVNSGLSNLSIRTIVTNGTNLYAGTLGGVFKSTNNGESWESINIGITDFRILSLALNDKYLFAGTYDGKIFMSTNSGDSWKRIDNDITTSRIQTLAIGNGYIFAGTSYGSPKGIFRAKLSDIETSVADIPVNNNQISVYPNPASDYITISIPEINPTVNRRVDGLVDKVQIFDMLGLEVLSVGIGLDLSTQKIDVSHLPTGVYFIRIICSNGACSIVEKFVKQL; encoded by the coding sequence ATGAAAAAAATTATATTTTTATTCATAATGGCCAATGTAACATTAACAATAAAACTTACAGCAGAATGGGAAAGAATACCTTTTGGTGATGATATTTATTCAATAATTATAAAAACAAATGGAGATATTTTCGTTGGTACAGAAGGTCGTGGAGTCCAATTAAGTACAGATAATGGTAATAAATGGAAAATATTAGATAATGGTTTTCCATTTCCGTTTGTTTCTTCCTTAAGTGTAAGTGATTCTAATATTTATGCTGGTACATTTGGTGAAGGTGTATTTTTGAGCACTAATTATGGCGTTGAATGGAAATCATTAAATACCGGATTGGACTCACTAAATCCAAGTGGTTCGGTTTGGTCAGTCGTTGCTGAAGGTACAAATGTATTTGTCGGTACACCGGGAAGAGGTATATTTGTGAGTACAAATTTGGGTCAGTCATGGTATCCAATTAATAATGGATTACCTGAACGAATAATTTTTTCAATTTGTATGAAGGATACCAATATTTTTATTAGTGTAACTGGAATTGGTAGTAATAATAGCTTTGGGATTTACCTTAGTACAAATAAAGGAGAAGGTTGGAACGAAGTAAATAGTGGTTTATCAAACCTTTCTATTAGAACTATAGTTACAAATGGTACAAATCTTTATGCTGGTACACTAGGAGGAGTATTCAAAAGTACAAATAATGGAGAAAGTTGGGAATCTATAAATATTGGTATTACAGATTTTCGTATTTTATCATTAGCATTGAATGATAAATATTTATTTGCTGGTACATATGATGGCAAGATTTTTATGAGCACCAATAGCGGTGATAGTTGGAAAAGAATTGATAATGATATTACAACAAGTCGTATTCAAACATTAGCAATTGGTAATGGATATATTTTTGCCGGTACATCATATGGTTCACCTAAAGGTATTTTCAGAGCAAAATTAAGCGACATAGAAACAAGCGTAGCGGACATACCTGTAAATAATAATCAAATATCAGTTTATCCGAATCCCGCAAGTGATTATATTACAATTTCTATCCCTGAAATCAACCCTACGGTTAACCGCAGGGTTGATGGGTTGGTTGATAAAGTGCAAATATTTGATATGCTTGGGCTGGAAGTTTTATCTGTAGGGATAGGGCTTGACCTGTCCACACAGAAAATTGACGTATCGCATCTGCCGACGGGAGTGTATTTCATCAGAATTATTTGCAGCAATGGAGCTTGCTCCATTGTCGAGAAGTTTGTGAAGCAATTGTAG
- a CDS encoding T9SS type A sorting domain-containing protein, whose protein sequence is MLSFVILSFNSYSASQCDSLKACIGNALTLSVTSGNAAEYVDVNSSVSLFSYTNELTVEFWFKPERQSGKTQFVAGIWGPAEDANDVWAIYISPDDNLIFELNHPNFSFKSSDNTIVGTPISAFYSNWVHGAFVFNGSNNTATIYINGSTAATASNTNFPLSVLKKPERADLSLQIGSTNALWNEPNNNRTFLGQIDEFRIWHRVRTAAEIYCGKDMSLEGNESGLILYHRYNQNPTIFNLCDATDFGNNGIARSNAACRQSNRSFKRTVLIEPDISVLRDTLKCENTKEWKFKVRDTSSCSKTLFVRVIGDGNQFFKVTPNRFNNTNQNQEYEFTVSFDGELIGNIAPTLQIYSLNRCRDLINIPVRLTRGSELSYSKDSLGFDMLKAMCRETPFIDSVITICNTTTNKTLRINSLISSIPEIFQVISPSVPFDIQPGDCRDVTIRFRSKDTTELYKGKLTILSNDECNSIVEIDLVGKVQEVIGIYQTNGIDRLPPLDFGTVCVNFASDAIQYMWANLLIGEKITVDTIIFPDGFTGVPFRYPVTLDPETGYLPDFFRFYPTRKGIYNDSIIFVVRSGGCTIHKAIYVRGVGYEAELEFILPEIDFGSIPVGQSRTVDVEVRNKSSDPIRVSFYVKEGSGFFLTGSRTINIPPNGVGKVPLTFNPSQAKEYFDEVCFFETRCYNSGCIPVKGNAYIERFSYEPDVLRINDVIGCQTGRGTIKFKNESSGILNMNEFFFADTSGRFKLINPSTLPTAMTLNPDQTFDFEVEYSPNDVTRDRVDRAFIYFKTSDGIEWNLKIIGTSQSPKIFVTQESAFGQLEVGDTRRRVIMIENISLFDIKIDSIISGQDFNIIYPQNFTGAIINPRDTIRVTIEFAPTQDKFYNEKIRVYSSSPCPVQFSGDMSGRGLIVPLDIPVSVLSFGYIKPCGCSERRIQLINESAKFDMIIDSIYIDGANIVNAYPELYTWNSDIMTKSAVNLPYSIPPSTRDTLRINYCPGGVFDRDSINHEARIWIKAHGNGWDRLYNVYLAGKMELLFESDNHYLDFPPTRVDTFASPRFTKIKIPPIEFNQNQETVVIDSITFMPNERVFSASINGFTDFPVELQREDSLVIQIDFKPRAVREYRAKMVIHYSKPCNSADTTILVYGSGYAPAFGLSFNFDNLRIEPDTLRFISCDTLYVPVYSSRKFPADVVDIKLRLGYDTTKLNFAGYESPYLRDTCKPHIPSISHQLSQYGGSEFLLKNFCSVDSIRPIMYAKYTSKFGLRDTFNISIDSISFDTEEVILFNIVAANDYGTVIILQPEIKITSGADFDSVQVLDCVTRLISIVNIGDVSLEVNDLIDLPDDVKIVNMTPVAGTYIEVGDSAVIEIEFCPRRSGERYSLAKALSFEPCDVTDTVSVEGIGYAPEFPVRMDISYNFDTPDTLNYFLGDTVIVSIFNENDFSAIRNNIEYHIMGLSFDVYFVYNPRTLKLLSTSNRIGGEMITGYQHGLIRLSFIGINALKRGEIADLKFLSVVPDSIFSTFDIFPADFSTDSIMFLDLIPVPLFGYCNSGGRCNLTYLKFTDNNHNLDQNFPNPWNDYTDIRFSIMERVPVYLEIYNTTGERVMTLLDGTQVMSPGEYSVRLPSDGLNSGVYFYTIRAGIFAETKKMILVK, encoded by the coding sequence TTGCTGTCATTTGTAATTCTATCCTTTAATTCATATTCAGCAAGCCAATGTGATTCCCTGAAAGCATGTATCGGCAATGCCCTCACATTATCAGTCACTTCCGGAAACGCAGCAGAGTATGTAGATGTTAATTCATCTGTTTCCTTATTTTCCTATACAAATGAATTAACCGTTGAATTTTGGTTCAAACCTGAGCGCCAATCAGGAAAAACACAGTTTGTGGCAGGTATTTGGGGACCTGCCGAAGATGCTAATGATGTCTGGGCAATATATATATCACCTGATGATAACCTTATTTTTGAACTCAATCATCCAAATTTCAGTTTTAAAAGTAGTGATAATACAATAGTCGGCACTCCAATTTCTGCATTTTATTCGAATTGGGTACACGGTGCTTTTGTTTTCAATGGAAGCAATAACACTGCAACTATATATATAAATGGTTCAACAGCAGCTACTGCATCAAATACAAATTTTCCTCTTAGTGTACTTAAAAAGCCTGAAAGAGCTGATTTGTCACTTCAAATAGGCTCGACTAATGCTCTTTGGAACGAGCCGAATAATAACCGTACTTTTTTAGGACAAATAGATGAATTCAGAATCTGGCATCGTGTACGTACAGCTGCAGAAATATATTGTGGTAAAGATATGTCGCTTGAAGGAAATGAATCCGGACTTATCTTATACCATAGATATAATCAAAACCCAACAATATTTAATCTCTGCGATGCAACTGATTTTGGTAATAATGGTATTGCAAGAAGCAATGCAGCTTGTCGACAGTCGAACAGGTCATTCAAAAGAACTGTATTAATCGAACCTGATATTAGCGTATTGAGGGATACTTTAAAATGTGAAAACACTAAAGAATGGAAGTTCAAAGTCAGAGATACCTCTTCATGTTCAAAAACATTATTTGTACGGGTCATCGGAGATGGTAATCAATTTTTTAAAGTTACGCCTAACCGCTTTAACAATACGAACCAAAATCAGGAATATGAATTTACAGTGAGCTTTGATGGAGAATTAATTGGCAATATAGCTCCAACTCTTCAGATTTATTCACTCAATCGTTGTCGAGATTTAATTAATATTCCTGTTCGTCTGACAAGAGGATCTGAGCTATCATACAGCAAAGATTCTCTGGGATTTGATATGCTGAAAGCGATGTGCCGCGAAACTCCTTTTATTGACTCAGTTATTACAATTTGTAATACAACAACTAACAAAACATTAAGAATCAATTCATTAATATCATCAATCCCGGAAATATTTCAAGTAATCTCCCCTTCTGTTCCTTTTGATATTCAACCAGGTGATTGCCGTGATGTTACTATCAGGTTCAGGTCAAAAGATACAACTGAATTATACAAAGGTAAACTAACAATTTTATCGAATGATGAATGTAATTCTATAGTAGAGATAGACTTAGTTGGAAAAGTACAGGAAGTTATTGGAATTTATCAAACAAATGGGATTGACAGACTTCCTCCCTTGGATTTTGGAACAGTTTGCGTTAATTTCGCCTCAGATGCCATTCAGTATATGTGGGCTAATTTGTTGATTGGTGAAAAAATTACTGTCGATACCATAATATTTCCTGATGGTTTTACGGGAGTTCCATTCAGATATCCTGTAACTTTAGACCCTGAAACAGGTTATCTTCCGGATTTTTTCAGGTTTTATCCCACTCGAAAAGGTATTTATAATGATTCAATAATATTTGTAGTTCGCTCTGGGGGATGCACTATTCATAAAGCTATTTATGTAAGAGGAGTTGGCTATGAAGCTGAGCTCGAATTTATACTTCCGGAGATTGACTTTGGCTCTATACCTGTAGGGCAATCACGTACAGTTGATGTGGAAGTAAGAAATAAGAGTAGTGACCCGATAAGGGTTTCATTCTATGTAAAAGAAGGAAGCGGATTTTTCCTTACAGGATCACGTACGATAAATATTCCACCAAACGGAGTAGGCAAAGTTCCACTGACATTTAATCCATCGCAGGCAAAAGAATATTTTGATGAAGTATGCTTCTTTGAGACTCGTTGCTATAATTCCGGCTGTATTCCTGTAAAAGGAAACGCATATATTGAAAGATTCAGTTACGAACCTGATGTATTAAGAATTAACGACGTAATTGGTTGTCAAACAGGTAGAGGCACAATTAAATTTAAAAACGAGAGCTCAGGCATTTTGAATATGAATGAATTTTTCTTCGCTGATACTTCAGGGAGATTTAAACTTATTAATCCTTCAACTTTACCAACAGCAATGACTTTAAATCCTGATCAGACATTTGATTTTGAAGTAGAATACAGCCCTAATGATGTAACCCGCGACAGAGTTGACAGAGCATTTATCTACTTTAAAACTTCTGACGGAATTGAATGGAACCTAAAGATAATCGGGACCTCGCAGTCTCCAAAAATATTTGTTACTCAAGAGTCAGCTTTTGGTCAGCTTGAAGTTGGTGATACTCGTCGCAGAGTAATTATGATTGAAAATATCTCATTATTTGATATTAAGATTGACAGCATTATTTCCGGACAGGATTTTAATATTATTTACCCTCAGAATTTTACCGGAGCTATAATTAATCCACGCGATACAATTCGGGTAACAATTGAATTTGCTCCTACTCAGGACAAATTTTACAATGAAAAAATCAGAGTTTACTCATCATCACCATGCCCTGTTCAGTTCAGCGGAGATATGTCAGGACGAGGATTAATTGTTCCGCTCGATATACCTGTTTCAGTACTTAGTTTTGGTTATATCAAGCCTTGCGGATGCTCTGAACGTCGAATTCAATTGATAAATGAATCGGCTAAATTCGATATGATAATAGACAGTATTTATATTGATGGTGCCAATATTGTAAATGCTTATCCTGAGCTATACACATGGAATTCTGATATTATGACTAAAAGTGCAGTCAATTTGCCCTACAGCATACCGCCCTCAACAAGAGACACATTAAGAATCAATTATTGCCCGGGTGGTGTTTTCGACCGTGACAGTATAAATCATGAAGCAAGAATTTGGATAAAAGCTCATGGTAATGGTTGGGACAGATTATATAACGTATATCTTGCCGGTAAGATGGAACTTCTATTTGAATCAGACAATCATTATCTTGACTTTCCACCAACAAGAGTTGATACTTTTGCTTCTCCACGTTTTACAAAAATTAAAATTCCACCTATAGAGTTTAATCAAAATCAGGAAACAGTTGTAATTGATTCAATCACATTTATGCCAAATGAAAGAGTATTTTCGGCTTCAATAAATGGATTTACTGATTTTCCTGTGGAATTGCAAAGAGAAGATTCTTTAGTAATTCAGATTGATTTCAAACCTCGGGCTGTAAGAGAATATAGGGCAAAAATGGTAATTCACTACAGTAAACCATGTAACTCTGCTGATACTACCATTTTGGTTTACGGCTCAGGATATGCACCGGCATTCGGTCTTTCTTTCAATTTCGACAATCTGAGAATTGAGCCAGATACACTACGTTTTATTTCCTGCGACACACTTTATGTACCGGTTTATTCATCTCGTAAATTTCCTGCTGATGTTGTTGATATTAAACTTCGTTTAGGATATGACACTACCAAACTTAATTTTGCTGGCTACGAATCGCCATATCTAAGAGATACCTGCAAACCACACATTCCTTCTATCAGTCATCAGCTGTCGCAATATGGCGGAAGTGAATTTTTACTCAAAAATTTCTGTTCAGTTGATTCAATCAGACCAATAATGTATGCTAAATATACATCTAAGTTTGGTTTACGTGATACTTTCAATATTTCAATAGATTCAATATCGTTTGATACTGAAGAAGTTATTTTATTCAATATTGTAGCTGCCAATGATTACGGAACCGTTATAATTTTACAGCCTGAAATTAAAATTACTTCAGGTGCTGATTTCGACAGTGTACAGGTTTTAGATTGTGTGACAAGACTTATATCAATAGTTAATATTGGCGATGTATCACTGGAAGTAAATGATTTGATTGACCTTCCCGATGATGTGAAAATAGTAAACATGACACCTGTTGCAGGAACCTATATAGAAGTAGGTGACTCGGCAGTAATCGAAATTGAGTTTTGCCCAAGAAGAAGCGGTGAAAGATATTCACTTGCAAAGGCTCTCAGTTTTGAGCCTTGTGATGTCACTGATACGGTATCTGTAGAAGGTATTGGTTACGCACCTGAATTCCCTGTAAGAATGGATATATCTTATAATTTTGATACACCCGATACATTGAATTATTTCCTTGGCGATACTGTTATTGTATCAATTTTTAATGAAAACGATTTTTCAGCCATCAGAAACAATATTGAATATCATATTATGGGATTATCCTTCGATGTTTACTTCGTATATAATCCAAGGACACTCAAACTACTTTCGACTTCCAATCGAATTGGCGGAGAAATGATTACAGGGTATCAACATGGATTGATAAGACTATCATTTATAGGTATTAATGCTCTGAAAAGAGGTGAAATTGCCGACCTTAAGTTTCTTTCTGTAGTACCGGATAGTATTTTTAGTACTTTTGATATTTTTCCGGCTGATTTCAGCACTGACTCAATAATGTTTTTAGATTTGATTCCTGTACCACTTTTTGGTTATTGCAATTCAGGAGGCAGATGCAACCTGACTTATCTTAAGTTTACTGACAACAATCATAATCTTGACCAGAATTTCCCAAATCCTTGGAACGATTATACCGATATAAGATTCTCAATAATGGAGCGCGTGCCTGTATATCTTGAAATTTACAACACAACGGGCGAAAGAGTTATGACTCTTCTTGATGGAACTCAAGTAATGTCGCCAGGAGAATACTCAGTAAGACTACCTTCAGATGGTCTGAATTCAGGGGTTTATTTCTATACAATCAGAGCCGGAATTTTTGCTGAGACCAAGAAAATGATACTTGTAAAGTAG
- a CDS encoding carbon-nitrogen hydrolase has translation MKISVIQFKPEFGDLEGNFHKIASYSESIESDILLFPELAFSGYDFSGRDEAMDLSEEYLKGYTGKLQEISTKLNKIICTGFAEKSSDRLHNSCCLLFPNSDYSTTYHKVHLFFRERFVFDESEKGFFVVNYPDSEINIGPMICYDWRFPEASRTLALKGADLILCPSNLVTKVWHISTPSRALENKVYLAVANRTGIENRNGNELEFNGGSVIHGFDGSTISKAGFDSEEVITAEIFPEMTRDKSFNEYNDIFTDRRPNFYI, from the coding sequence ATGAAAATATCTGTAATTCAATTTAAACCAGAGTTTGGAGATTTGGAAGGAAATTTCCATAAGATTGCTTCTTACTCAGAATCTATTGAGAGTGATATTCTGCTATTTCCGGAACTTGCATTCTCAGGGTATGACTTTTCCGGCAGAGATGAAGCTATGGACTTGTCGGAGGAATATCTGAAAGGATATACAGGCAAATTGCAGGAAATTTCAACTAAATTGAACAAAATAATTTGTACAGGCTTTGCAGAAAAGTCGTCTGACAGGTTACATAATTCTTGTTGTTTGTTATTTCCAAATTCAGATTATTCAACAACTTATCATAAAGTACATCTCTTTTTTAGAGAAAGATTTGTTTTTGATGAGAGTGAAAAAGGATTTTTTGTTGTTAATTATCCTGATTCCGAAATTAACATCGGTCCAATGATTTGCTATGACTGGAGATTCCCGGAGGCATCAAGAACACTTGCTCTAAAGGGAGCTGATTTGATTTTATGTCCTTCAAATTTAGTTACTAAAGTATGGCATATTTCAACACCATCTAGGGCACTTGAAAATAAAGTTTATCTTGCTGTCGCTAACCGAACAGGAATCGAAAACCGAAATGGTAACGAACTTGAATTTAACGGTGGTTCTGTTATACACGGTTTTGACGGCAGCACCATTTCTAAAGCCGGATTTGACAGCGAAGAAGTGATTACAGCAGAAATATTTCCCGAAATGACAAGGGATAAATCATTCAACGAATATAACGATATTTTTACAGACAGACGTCCAAATTTTTATATATAA
- a CDS encoding ABC transporter ATP-binding protein has product MKETILSVNNLTKIYSKGTKGETKALDNVCFELSNSEITGLIGPNGAGKTTLIRIIMGFDKPDSGTVSFLGKPTTELSVRNLIGYQSDLQFRSKYMTLFSYLKFHCEIRELFNFDDKIMELLRYFNLQSSADKNLSALSKGMRQKAELVAAFVVNPKLLIFDEPTAALDPPSVFELRDFIMNYKKTGATIIFSSHHLTEVEKICDRVLFIQSGQIISDINTSKTESGFMEEAFRKYETERRFL; this is encoded by the coding sequence ATGAAAGAAACAATTTTAAGTGTTAACAATCTCACAAAGATTTACTCCAAGGGCACGAAAGGAGAAACCAAAGCACTTGACAATGTATGTTTTGAGTTATCAAACAGTGAAATAACAGGACTTATTGGTCCAAATGGTGCAGGCAAGACTACTCTCATTCGCATAATAATGGGATTTGACAAGCCCGACAGCGGCACAGTATCTTTCCTTGGAAAACCAACTACTGAACTTAGTGTCAGGAATTTGATAGGTTATCAATCTGATTTGCAATTCCGCAGCAAATATATGACTTTATTCAGCTACTTAAAATTTCATTGCGAAATTCGAGAGCTTTTCAATTTCGACGATAAGATTATGGAACTGCTAAGATATTTTAATCTGCAATCATCCGCTGACAAAAATTTATCGGCTCTTTCTAAAGGTATGCGACAAAAAGCTGAGCTTGTAGCTGCTTTTGTTGTCAATCCGAAGTTATTAATTTTCGATGAGCCGACAGCGGCACTCGACCCTCCGTCTGTGTTTGAGTTACGTGATTTTATTATGAATTATAAGAAAACAGGTGCTACTATAATCTTTAGCTCTCATCACCTGACCGAAGTAGAAAAAATTTGTGACAGAGTTCTGTTTATACAGTCAGGCCAAATTATTTCAGATATTAATACTTCTAAAACTGAGAGCGGGTTTATGGAAGAAGCATTTAGAAAATATGAAACTGAAAGGAGGTTCTTATGA
- a CDS encoding MtnX-like HAD-IB family phosphatase, producing the protein MINDKMIKIFCDFDGTITNKDLGDEIFKVFGEFEPYHTQLVSGVINIKEYWHRIVPTLNGNFPDDIKKLALESDVDPYFEKFLNLCSKYKYDAKIVSDGFSIYIEPLLEKYSLASNDIYCNKINFLEKPKPEFYGASESCNCLSASCKRNVVLTNSKDEEITVFIGDGYSDFCVAEHCDIIFAKKNLAAYCTKNRIPFYNYKTFFDIISIFEKMHKGKITFRKRRQAELKRKVAFETE; encoded by the coding sequence ATGATTAATGATAAAATGATAAAAATATTTTGTGATTTTGACGGAACTATCACAAATAAAGACTTAGGTGATGAGATTTTTAAGGTATTCGGTGAGTTTGAACCTTATCATACGCAACTTGTTAGCGGTGTTATTAATATCAAAGAGTATTGGCACAGAATAGTACCTACTCTGAATGGCAACTTTCCGGATGATATTAAGAAACTAGCCTTAGAATCAGACGTTGACCCTTATTTTGAAAAATTTTTAAACCTATGTTCAAAATACAAATATGATGCAAAAATTGTAAGCGATGGCTTTTCAATCTATATAGAGCCATTACTTGAGAAATATTCTTTAGCTAGTAATGATATATATTGTAACAAAATTAATTTTTTAGAAAAGCCTAAGCCTGAATTTTATGGTGCGAGCGAATCTTGCAACTGTCTCTCAGCATCGTGCAAAAGAAATGTAGTACTTACTAATTCAAAAGATGAAGAAATCACTGTATTTATTGGTGACGGATACTCTGATTTTTGTGTAGCTGAACATTGTGACATAATTTTTGCGAAGAAAAATTTAGCTGCATATTGTACAAAAAATAGAATCCCATTCTATAATTATAAGACTTTTTTTGACATCATTTCAATTTTCGAAAAAATGCACAAAGGAAAAATCACCTTTAGAAAGCGCCGTCAAGCTGAACTGAAAAGAAAAGTCGCATTTGAAACCGAATAA
- a CDS encoding phosphatidate cytidylyltransferase, whose translation MSELSKRILVAVVGIPLAVGLILWGGIFFKIFVLVLVWLGASEFASFIRSKNPNYKGYVLILFSILISSALIFNKKPEIILVSLLILFLFLIIAAFSFNLKAGPEYSIVSISGTFAGVIYVGFGFSSIVLLREFNLLLLYWRDIFNQESVFFTMNFAESITWGWLVLFVFISIWVCDSAAYFIGTKFGKNKLLPSVSPKKSKEGAYAGLAGAIVSFVILAFFFFDDMPIWVALVTGGISGTIGQAGDLAESLLKRDAGLKDSSSILPGHGGILDRFDSVLFVFPAILIFYLILSFI comes from the coding sequence TTGAGCGAATTATCAAAAAGAATATTGGTTGCAGTAGTGGGAATTCCACTTGCTGTTGGATTAATTCTTTGGGGTGGCATATTTTTTAAAATATTTGTTTTGGTTTTAGTATGGCTGGGTGCGTCAGAATTTGCATCATTCATCCGTTCAAAGAATCCAAATTATAAAGGATATGTATTAATATTATTTTCCATACTCATCTCAAGTGCACTCATTTTCAATAAAAAGCCTGAAATAATTTTGGTTTCATTACTAATTTTATTTCTTTTTTTGATAATTGCAGCATTCTCCTTCAATCTGAAAGCAGGTCCTGAATATTCCATAGTTTCAATTTCAGGAACATTCGCCGGAGTAATATATGTTGGATTTGGATTCAGTTCTATTGTACTGCTCCGCGAATTCAATCTTCTACTTCTTTACTGGAGAGATATATTTAATCAGGAGTCAGTATTTTTCACTATGAATTTTGCTGAATCAATTACTTGGGGCTGGCTGGTATTATTTGTTTTTATATCAATTTGGGTTTGCGATTCAGCGGCTTACTTCATTGGTACTAAATTTGGTAAAAACAAACTTTTACCTTCTGTATCACCCAAAAAATCCAAAGAAGGTGCTTATGCAGGTCTTGCCGGTGCAATTGTTTCTTTTGTGATACTTGCATTTTTCTTCTTTGATGATATGCCAATATGGGTTGCTTTAGTAACCGGAGGGATTTCCGGTACAATCGGACAAGCAGGCGACCTTGCTGAATCTCTTCTGAAACGTGACGCAGGACTTAAGGACAGTTCGAGTATACTTCCCGGTCACGGAGGTATATTAGACCGCTTCGATAGCGTTCTTTTTGTTTTTCCTGCAATATTAATCTTTTATTTGATATTATCGTTTATTTAA